A part of Aegilops tauschii subsp. strangulata cultivar AL8/78 chromosome 2, Aet v6.0, whole genome shotgun sequence genomic DNA contains:
- the LOC109752675 gene encoding bifunctional adenosine 5'-phosphosulfate phosphorylase/adenylylsulfatase HINT4, which yields MKKSLCFRGSAAKRAGRTPMADWCVFCDIGRRAPASTAVLLYSDDKVVAFQDINPSAFRHYLVIPVEHIPTVKNLQRTNEDHQLVSHMVKVGKDLLSRDAPKSEEHRFGFHQPPFNSIDHLHLHCLALPFIPSWRQVKYTPLGPLGGFIDAEKVLEKIKPETEVYS from the exons ATGAAGAAGTCGTTGTGCTTCCGCGGCTCCGCTGCGAAGAGGGCGGGACGGACGCCGATGGCGGACTGGTGCGTCTTCTGCGACATCGGCCGCCGCGCCCCCGcttccaccgccgtcctcctctaCTCC GATGACAAGGTCGTGGCGTTCCAGGACATCAATCCGTCGGCGTTCAG GCACTATCTTGTCATACCCGTTGAGCATATACCAACTGTAAAAAATCTCCAAAGAACCAACGAAGATCACCAGTTAG TTAGTCACATGGTGAAGGTGGGAAAAGATTTACTCAGTCGAGATGCTCCCAAATCTGAGGAACATAG ATTTGGTTTTCATCAGCCACCATTTAATAGTATTGATCACCTCCATCTTCACTGCCTGGCATTGCCATTTATACCCAG TTGGAGGCAAGTAAAATATACACCGTTGGGTCCCTTAGGGGGCTTTATTGATGCTGAGAAGGTATTGGAAAAAATAAAACCAGAAACAGAAGTTTACAGTTAA
- the LOC109752674 gene encoding vacuolar-processing enzyme beta-isozyme 1-like, which yields MHMMNSRVAMAAWWVCGLLPLLAMAAAAADGVKGNPEPLIRLPTENGHAPAPAPGPAASAPGEEVTKWAVLVAGSSGYENYRHQADVCHAYQILKKGGLKDENIVVFMYDDIANSPENPRRGVVINHPKGKDVYHGVPKDYTGEQVTAKNLYAVLLGNKTAVTGGSRKVINSKPNDHIFIYYTDHGGAGSLGMPNVPFVYAGDFIKVLRQKHASKSYSKMIIYVEACESGSIFEGLMPQDHNIYVTTAANAQESSWAAYCPGMETPPPSEYKTCLGDAYSVSWMEDSETHNLKKESIKQQYEVVKARTAPRNESSIGSHVMEYGDRTFKDEMLFLYQGFDPAKSSITKRQLLMPSLKGAINQRDADILFMWNKYEQLDGGSEEKLRALRKIRETVFHRKHLDSSIDFIGKLVFGFEKGPSVLDAARGSGQPLVDDWDCLKTMVRVFESQCGSLTQYGMKHMRAFANICNNGVSEAEMKEASISACDDYDMGKWSPLVRGHSA from the exons ATGCACATGATGAACTCGAGGGTGGCGATGGCTGCGTGGTGGGTTTGTGGACTCCTCCCGCTCCTGGCGATGGCCGCAGCCGCCGCGGACGGGGTGAAGGGGAACCCGGAGCCGCTGATCCGGCTGCCGACGGAGAACGGGCATGCCCCTGCCCCTGCGCCTGGCCCTGCCGCGTCAGCGCCGGGTGAAGAGGTGACGAAGTGGGCCGTGCTTGTTGCCGGCTCCTCCGGCTACGAGAACTACCGGCACCAG GCCGATGTGTGCCACGCGTACCAGATCCTGAAGAAGGGGGGACTCAAGGATGAGAACATAGTGGTTTTCATGTACGATGATATCGCCAACAGCCCTGAAAACCCAAGGCGTGGGGTCGTCATCAACCATCCCAAAGGCAAAGATGTTTACCATGGTGTTCCCAAG GACTACACCGGTGAGCAGGTCACTGCTAAGAACTTGTATGCGGTTCTCCTGGGGAACAAAACCGCGGTCACCGGAGGGAGTAGGAAGGTGATAAACAGCAAGCCGAATGATCACATCTTCATCTACTACACGGATCATGGGGGCGCTGGTTCACTTG GTATGCCCAACGTGCCATTTGTTTATGCTGGCGACTTCATCAAAGTGTTACGGCAAAAGCATGCTTCCAAAAGCTATTCGAAAATG ATCATATATGTTGAAGCGTGTGAGAGTGGCAGCATCTTTGAGGGTTTAATGCCACAAGATCACAATATTTATGTTACAACAGCAGCAAATGCCCAAGAAAGTAGCTGGGCAGCATACTGCCCTGGGATGGAAACACCACCTCCTTCTGAATATAAGACCTGTTTAGGTGACGCATACAGTGTTTCTTGGATGGAAGACAG TGAAACTCACAATCTAAAGAAGGAAAGCATCAAGCAGCAGTACGAGGTGGTGAAAGCGAGAACGGCACCCCGAAATGAGTCCAGTATAGGTTCGCATGTCATGGAGTATGGTGACAGGACTTTCAAGGATGAGATGCTTTTCCTCTATCAAGGTTTCGATCCTGCAAAGTCAAGCATCACCAAAAGGCAGCTGCTTATGCCCAGCCTGAAGGGTGCAATCAATCAAAGAGACGCCGATATTCTTTTCATGTGGAATAAG TATGAGCAGTTAGATGGGGGATCGGAAGAGAAGCTGAGGGCTCTCAGGAAGATCAGAGAAACCGTGTTCCACAGGAAGCATCTCGACAGCAGTATCGATTTCATCGGGAAGCTTGTCTTTGGATTCGAAAAGGGTCCTTCAGTGCTTGACGCTGCTAGAGGCTCTGGCCAGCCATTGGTCGACGATTGGGATTGTCTGAAGACGATG GTGCGAGTTTTCGAGTCCCAGTGCGGATCACTCACTCAGTACGGCATGAAGCACATGAGGGCGTTCGCCAACATATGCAACAATGGCGTCTCCGAGGCCGAGATGAAGGAGGCAAGCATCAGCGCTTGCGACGATTACGACATGGGGAAGTGGAGCCCGCTGGTTCGAGGGCACAGCGCCTGA